The sequence GGTTGCGCGGAGGCCCGCTTCGAGCGACCACTGGGGTGTAAAGCCAAGGGAAGAGACCTTTGTTCCATCCATGGCGTAGCGGAAGTCATGACCGGGACGGTCGGTCACAAAGGTGATCAACGCTTCAAGATTTTTCTCCGCGGTCATCTCTTCGGCGACCTTCAGAATCAGACGCAAAAGGTCGATATTTTTCATCTCGTTCCCTCCCCCAATATTATACACCTCTCCCTTTTTCCCCTCTTCCAAAATGGTCCAAATGGCACGGGAATGGTCTTCGACAAAGAGCCACTCGCGGATGTTTTCCCCTTTGCCGTAAACGGGAAGGGGCTTTTTACCCAGGGCATTTTGGATCATGAGGGGGATAAACTTTTCGGGATACTGGCCCGGCCCATAGTTGTTGCTAGCATGGGAAAGGGTGGTCGAAAGGTCATAGGTTACGGCATAGGCGCGAACAAAATGGTCAGAACTTGCTTTTGAGGCGGAGTAGGGAGAGTTAGGACGGTAAGGAGTCTCTTCGGTAAAGATTCCATCAGCACCTAAAGCCCCATAAACCTCATCGGTAGAGATGTGATGGAAGTGAATGTTCGGGTGGGTGCGGACAAATTCGAGGAGGTTACAGGTTCCCAAAATATTCGTTTCAAGGAAGGGGGTGGGATCGGTAATGCTCCGATCAACATGGGTCTCTGCGGCAAAATGGACGATGGCTGTAAGCGGTTTTTCTTTGTGGATTTCTTCAAGGACCGAGCGATCCCGAACGTCTCCTTTGTAAAACGCGTAGCGGGAATCCTCCTCGACTTCTTTGAGGTTATCGAGGTTGCCCGCATAGGTGAGGAGGTCGAGGTTCGAGATGTGGCCTGTAAACCCAGGCTGCGATAAAACGTAGCGGATAAAGGCCGATCCCATAAAGCCGGCGCCGCCGGTCACTAGAAGGTGGGCTTGATTAAGATTCGAAAGCATGGGCAAGTACCTCTTCTAATCCCTTTTCCCAGTGGGGAGGTTGAAGGTTTTCTGTTAGGAGGATGGATGAAGCGGGCCTTTTGGCTTTACCAAACTTCTCGCTTGTAACCGGCTCGATCGTATGACACCGGAGGGGATGGTTTTTCTCTTCAAGCTTCCGCTTGATCGTTTCAGCAAAGCCATGCCAGGTGGTCTCCCCTTCATTGGCAAAGTGAAAGGTTCCCGATGCATCGAGAAGGGAAAGGGCTGCTTCTGCCAAGTCGTCAGCGTAGGTGGGGCGCCCCTTTTGATCATTGACAACACTTAAAGTTTCTTGCTGTTCCATGAGGCGGATCATCGTCTTGACAAAGTGACTTCCCTCTTGGCCAAAAAGCCATGAGGTGCGGATCAGGCACGCCTCGGGATGAAGCTCCTTTTCTCCCGCTTCCTTACTTTTGCCATAAATGGAAAGGGGAGCTGTTGGATCGCCCGTCTGATATCCCTCTTTTTCTCCATCGAAGACGTAGTCGGTTGAAAAGTGGATCAGCTTTTTTCCATGTTCTTGAGCAAGTTTTGCAAGTAAAGCAACTGCATCTCTATTGAGAGCAAAGGCGCGCGCCTCCTCTTCTTCGGCTTGATCCACTGCTGTGTATCCCGAGCAGTTGATAACATGGGTAAAGTGCATCGTCTCAAATTGGGCGCGAACGCTCTTTTCATCTTCAACGTCAACCTCTTTTCGGGTGGTCGCCACATGATCAATTCCTTTTTCAAGACACTTCCGTCGCATGGCGCTTGCTAAAAGTCCCCGCTTCCCAATAATCCACAGTTTCATAATAGGTTCTGCCCTCGAAGTTTAGGGCTATTTTTGTCTCGCTCCGAGACGATCGGCTCTTTAACCGGCCACTCGATCCCCACCTCAGGGTCGTCAAAGCGAAACCCTTTTTCCGTTTCACTATTATAAGGAGCACTTGTCTTATAAAGAACATGCGCCTCGGGGCTGACCACACAGAACCCATGAGCAAAACCCACCGGAACAAAGAGCTGATGGTGGTTTTCTCCATCCAGGTAAACCCCTTCCCACTGTCCAAAAGTAGGAGAAGAGAGGCGGATATCAACAATGACATCGTAAATTTTTCCACTTGCGACGCGGACCAGCTTTGCCTGCCCCGGCTCCGATTGGAAATGCATTCCCCGAATCGTCCCTTCTTTCGAGTAAGAGTGGTTATCCTGGACAAACGAGCAGTCGATCCCCTGATCAAGGTAGCGTTCGACCTGGTGACTCTCAAAAAAGTAGCCCCGTTCGTCCCGAAAAACCTGGGGCCGAATGAGCTTTACCCCTTTTAACTTTAATTCTTGAACTTCCATTGCCTCTTGATTGTAGCAAGGCAACCAAATTAAGGGAAACAGGATTTCTTGAAACACTCAAAACCAAAAAACATACAGAAAATATTTTGATCTATTGTTTTTCAGAAACTTATGAAAAACAGTTTGGATCACCAAATCCAGAAAACGTGATTTGGTGATCCAAAACTTCGAAAAAACCTGGGTCACTAAATTCTGTTTTGGTGTTTTAGTAAGCTATTGTAAATCCGGATTTACATCTGAGCGGCAATGGTCCCATGACGCAGGTGTGTTTTGTCCCTTCTGTAAGAGTAACATGAAGGATCGTCATAGGTGCAGATTTCGGCAATTTCGATTTGCCCTTGAGGAACCCCTGCAGTCATCAGCTGCATGGTAGAAATTTTCCAAAAGTCGAAGTAGGTGGGGCGGACCTGGAATCTCCAAAACGCTTGGGGTAATTCTTCCCGATAGTGTTTGAACTCGGCATTGTCGGAGCCGAGGCTGGGCCCAATGCAGACGATGAGGTGGGCAGGGTCAGCCCCCAAGCTCACCATGGCATCGATCGTGTTTTGGTAGATGTTTTGGACGCTCCCCCTCCAGCCAGAGTGGGCCGTTCCCAGTACCTTAGCAATTGGATCGTAAAAAATGGCAGCTTGACAGTCGGCATGGCGGATCAGAAGTCCCATCTCTTTTTCCTTCGTCACCATCCCATCATAGTTTTCAATATGGGTGAGTGGAATGTCATAACGTTTCACTTCAAGGATGTCGGCGCGGTGACACTGCTTGAGCTTGACCCCCTTTTCA comes from Candidatus Neptunochlamydia vexilliferae and encodes:
- the rfbC gene encoding dTDP-4-dehydrorhamnose 3,5-epimerase codes for the protein MEVQELKLKGVKLIRPQVFRDERGYFFESHQVERYLDQGIDCSFVQDNHSYSKEGTIRGMHFQSEPGQAKLVRVASGKIYDVIVDIRLSSPTFGQWEGVYLDGENHHQLFVPVGFAHGFCVVSPEAHVLYKTSAPYNSETEKGFRFDDPEVGIEWPVKEPIVSERDKNSPKLRGQNLL
- a CDS encoding polyphenol oxidase family protein; the encoded protein is MRRKKKNGIEWLEFELLQKFPEVRHGVFGLGEEKNIPAAFDALGIEKGVKLKQCHRADILEVKRYDIPLTHIENYDGMVTKEKEMGLLIRHADCQAAIFYDPIAKVLGTAHSGWRGSVQNIYQNTIDAMVSLGADPAHLIVCIGPSLGSDNAEFKHYREELPQAFWRFQVRPTYFDFWKISTMQLMTAGVPQGQIEIAEICTYDDPSCYSYRRDKTHLRHGTIAAQM
- the rfbB gene encoding dTDP-glucose 4,6-dehydratase; its protein translation is MLSNLNQAHLLVTGGAGFMGSAFIRYVLSQPGFTGHISNLDLLTYAGNLDNLKEVEEDSRYAFYKGDVRDRSVLEEIHKEKPLTAIVHFAAETHVDRSITDPTPFLETNILGTCNLLEFVRTHPNIHFHHISTDEVYGALGADGIFTEETPYRPNSPYSASKASSDHFVRAYAVTYDLSTTLSHASNNYGPGQYPEKFIPLMIQNALGKKPLPVYGKGENIREWLFVEDHSRAIWTILEEGKKGEVYNIGGGNEMKNIDLLRLILKVAEEMTAEKNLEALITFVTDRPGHDFRYAMDGTKVSSLGFTPQWSLEAGLRATMEILL
- the rfbD gene encoding dTDP-4-dehydrorhamnose reductase gives rise to the protein MKLWIIGKRGLLASAMRRKCLEKGIDHVATTRKEVDVEDEKSVRAQFETMHFTHVINCSGYTAVDQAEEEEARAFALNRDAVALLAKLAQEHGKKLIHFSTDYVFDGEKEGYQTGDPTAPLSIYGKSKEAGEKELHPEACLIRTSWLFGQEGSHFVKTMIRLMEQQETLSVVNDQKGRPTYADDLAEAALSLLDASGTFHFANEGETTWHGFAETIKRKLEEKNHPLRCHTIEPVTSEKFGKAKRPASSILLTENLQPPHWEKGLEEVLAHAFES